A genomic window from Vigna radiata var. radiata cultivar VC1973A chromosome 2, Vradiata_ver6, whole genome shotgun sequence includes:
- the LOC106755920 gene encoding OTU domain-containing protein At3g57810 isoform X2, producing MPQPEKSLGIPGDGRCLFRAVVYGACLRSGEPSPSLSRQRELADELRAKVVDEFIKRRADTEWFLEGDFETYTIQMRKPHIWGGEPELLMSSHVLQMPITVVMQDKNSSNLKVIAEYGEEYGKDNPIGVIYDGYGHYDALLKSSLS from the exons ATGCCACAGCCAGAAAAATCGCTCG GCATTCCAGGAGACGGTAGATGTTTGTTTAGGGCTGTGGTCTACGGTGCATGCCTCAGATCAGGTGAACCGTCTCCAAGTCTTAGTAGGCAAAGAGAACTTGCAGATGAACTTAGAGCCAAA GTTGTTGATGAATTCATCAAGAGGAGGGCAGACACAGAATG GTTTCTAGAAGGTGATTTTGAGACGTATACTATACAGATGCGAAAGCCCCACATATGGGGAGGAGAACCTGAGCTTCTAATGTCCTCACATGTTTTACA GATGCCAATAACAGTGGTAATGCAGGATAAGAATTCGAGTAACCTTAAAGTTATAGCTGAATATGGCGAGGAATATGGGAAGGACAACCCTATTGGAGTGATTTATGATGGTTATGGTCACTACGATGCATTATTGAAGAGCAGTCTTAGCTAG
- the LOC106755920 gene encoding OTU domain-containing protein At3g57810 isoform X1: MPQPEKSLGNNLPIIRIPGDGRCLFRAVVYGACLRSGEPSPSLSRQRELADELRAKVVDEFIKRRADTEWFLEGDFETYTIQMRKPHIWGGEPELLMSSHVLQMPITVVMQDKNSSNLKVIAEYGEEYGKDNPIGVIYDGYGHYDALLKSSLS; the protein is encoded by the exons ATGCCACAGCCAGAAAAATCGCTCGGTAACAACCTTCCAATAATTC GCATTCCAGGAGACGGTAGATGTTTGTTTAGGGCTGTGGTCTACGGTGCATGCCTCAGATCAGGTGAACCGTCTCCAAGTCTTAGTAGGCAAAGAGAACTTGCAGATGAACTTAGAGCCAAA GTTGTTGATGAATTCATCAAGAGGAGGGCAGACACAGAATG GTTTCTAGAAGGTGATTTTGAGACGTATACTATACAGATGCGAAAGCCCCACATATGGGGAGGAGAACCTGAGCTTCTAATGTCCTCACATGTTTTACA GATGCCAATAACAGTGGTAATGCAGGATAAGAATTCGAGTAACCTTAAAGTTATAGCTGAATATGGCGAGGAATATGGGAAGGACAACCCTATTGGAGTGATTTATGATGGTTATGGTCACTACGATGCATTATTGAAGAGCAGTCTTAGCTAG
- the LOC106755586 gene encoding uncharacterized protein LOC106755586, whose translation MGLTNFVLTVAGVSAVVLLLRSDVKQSASIFRRNVRHIRNWLEEESAASSKSMEKSTPKELDSKVPPKDIHKEDKH comes from the exons ATGGGGTTGACGAATTTCGTGCTGACCGTGGCGGGTGTAAGCGCCGTTGTGCTTCTCCTCAGGAGTGACGTCAAGCAATCTGCCTCCATCTTCCGCCGCAACGTCAGGCACATTCGCAACTGGCTTGAAGAAGAATCTGCCGCCTCTTCCAA GTCAATGGAGAAGTCCACTCCCAAAGAACTTGATTCAAAGGTTCCTCCTAAAGACATTCATAAGGAGGACAAACATTAA